The Corvus hawaiiensis isolate bCorHaw1 chromosome 2, bCorHaw1.pri.cur, whole genome shotgun sequence genome includes a window with the following:
- the GJB2 gene encoding gap junction beta-2 protein codes for MDWGTLQAVLGGVNKHSTSIGKIWLTVLFIFRIMILVVAAERVWGDEQQDFVCNTLQPGCRNVCYDHFFPISHIRLWALQLIFVSTPALLVAMHVAYTRHEKKRRFRNGEKIDIEELKNEKIHIRGPLWWTYTSSIFFRIVFEAVFMYVFYYMYDGYQMPRLVKCDAWPCPNTVDCFVSRPTEKTTFTIFMLAVSGICMMLNLAELCYLVIKICMKESRRTTVLK; via the coding sequence ATGGACTGGGGAACTCTGCAGGCTGTTTTGGGAGGTGTAAATAAGCACTCCACGAGTATCGGGAAGATCTGGCTCACAGTCCTCTTCATCTTCCGTATCATGATCCTGGTTGTGGCTGCAGAAAGAGTCTGGGGAGATGAACAGCAAGATTTTGTCTGCAACACACTTCAGCCTGGCTGCAGAAATGTTTGCTATGATCACTTTTTCCCCATCTCTCACATCAGACTCTGGGCCTTGCAGCTGATCTTTGTCTCCACACCTGCGCTGCTTGTGGCCATGCATGTGGCTTACACCAGGCATGAGAAGAAAAGGCGGTTCAGAAATGGTGAGAAAATTGATATTGAAGagctaaaaaatgaaaagattcaCATTCGGGGCCCCTTGTGGTGGACATACACTAGCAGCATCTTCTTCAGGATCGTCTTTGAAGCCGTCTTCATGTACGTTTTCTATTACATGTACGATGGCTACCAGATGCCTCGCCTGGTGAAGTGCGATGCTTGGCCCTGCCCCAACACTGtggattgttttgtttctcGGCCCACTGAGAAAACCACATTTACTATTTTCATGCTTGCTGTATCTGGAATCTGCATGATGTTGAATCTGGCTGAGTTGTGCTACCTAGTGATAAAAATTTGCATGAAAGAATCCAGGAGAACAACAGTTTTGAAATAA
- the LOC125321765 gene encoding gap junction beta-6 protein, whose product MDWGALHTILGGVNKHSTSIGKIWLTVLFIFRIMILVVAAERVWGDEQDDFVCNTLQPGCRNVCYDHFFPISHIRLWALQLIFVSTPALLVAMHVAYRRHEKKRQFRKGDQKCEYKDIEEIRKQRFRIEGSLWWTYTSSIFFRLIFEAVFMYAFYFMYDGFRMPRLMKCNAWPCPNTVDCFVSRPTEKTVFTIFMIAVSSICILLNVAELCYLLTKFFLRRSKKAGNSKQQPNHENKEETKQNEMNELISDSCQNTVIGFSSS is encoded by the coding sequence ATGGATTGGGGAGCTCTGCATACCATTTTGGGAGGTGTAAATAAGCACTCCACCAGTATCGGGAAGATTTGGCTCACAGTCCTCTTCATCTTCCGTATCATGATCCTGGTTGTGGCTGCAGAAAGAGTCTGGGGAGATGAACAAGATGACTTTGTCTGCAACACACTTCAGCCTGGCTGCAGAAATGTTTGCTATGATCACTTTTTCCCCATCTCTCACATCAGACTCTGGGCCTTGCAGCTGATCTTTGTTTCCACACCTGCACTACTGGTGGCCATGCATGTGGCTTACAGGAGGCATGAGAAGAAAAGGCAGTTCAGAAAAGGAGACCAGAAATGTGAATACAAGGACATCGAAGAAATCAGAAAACAGAGGTTTCGTATTGAGGGCTCCTTGTGGTGGACATACACCAGTAGCATCTTTTTCAGACTGATCTTTGAAGCAGTCTTCATGTACGCGTTTTATTTCATGTACGATGGGTTCCGAATGCCTCGCTTAATGAAGTGTAATGCCTGGCCCTGCCCCAACACTGTAGACTGCTTTGTTTCCCGACCTACTGAAAAGACGGTGTTCACTATTTTCATGATTGCTGTGTCCAGCATTTGCATTCTTTTAAACGTGGCTGAATTATGTTACTTACTGACAAAATTTTTCCTCAGAAGGTCTAAAAAAGCTGGAAATTCGAAACAGCAACCCAACCATGAGAATAAggaagaaaccaaacaaaatgaaatgaacGAGTTAATATCTGATAGCTGCCAGAACACAGTTATAGGGTTTTCAAGTAGCTAA